In the genome of Bradyrhizobium sp. CIAT3101, one region contains:
- a CDS encoding LysR family transcriptional regulator, with product MRFRGLDLNLLVALDALMTERNLTAAARSINLSQPAMSAAVGRLRTYFRDELFTMRGRELIPTPRAEALAAPTREALLHIQFSITSGNTFKPSESNRRFKICVSDFATIVLLRNVVERVAREAPGIRFEFMPHADPFDQPIERAEIDFLIVPEVYMSHTHPRAVLFEESVVCVGCRSNKQLSRQLTFERYMSMGHVAVKFGRSRVPSIDDWYMKEHGLKRRVEVVVQSFGMIPHMLVGTNRIATMPLTLVKYFAKTMPLRTNSLPLPLPGFTEALQWPSVHNTDPASIWMREVLIEEAARLTPVGSKSLVGHRSNSSSSATDAASDGSK from the coding sequence TCAACCGGCCATGAGCGCTGCGGTTGGCCGGCTGCGCACGTATTTCCGTGACGAGCTCTTTACGATGAGGGGGCGCGAACTTATCCCTACTCCACGTGCGGAAGCGCTCGCCGCTCCAACTCGGGAGGCTCTGCTTCACATCCAGTTCTCCATTACGTCGGGCAATACGTTCAAGCCGAGCGAGTCGAATCGTCGCTTCAAGATCTGCGTGTCCGACTTTGCCACGATCGTACTACTCCGAAACGTGGTTGAGCGTGTCGCGCGAGAGGCCCCCGGCATCAGATTCGAGTTCATGCCTCATGCGGACCCGTTCGATCAGCCGATTGAACGCGCAGAAATCGATTTCCTTATAGTGCCCGAGGTATACATGTCGCACACACATCCCAGAGCGGTGCTCTTTGAGGAAAGCGTCGTGTGCGTCGGTTGCCGTTCGAATAAGCAGCTGTCTCGACAGCTGACATTCGAGCGATACATGTCGATGGGGCACGTTGCGGTGAAGTTTGGGCGCTCCCGAGTGCCCTCCATAGATGATTGGTACATGAAGGAGCACGGCCTGAAGAGACGGGTCGAGGTCGTCGTGCAGAGCTTTGGCATGATCCCGCATATGCTCGTGGGCACCAACCGAATTGCCACGATGCCCTTGACGCTTGTGAAGTACTTCGCAAAGACGATGCCACTGCGAACCAACAGCCTTCCGCTACCGCTTCCTGGTTTCACCGAGGCGCTCCAGTGGCCTTCGGTCCACAATACAGATCCAGCGAGCATTTGGATGCGCGAGGTTTTGATAGAGGAAGCAGCGCGCCTGACCCCTGTTGGTTCTAAATCTCTCGTAGGCCATCGATCGAACTCCTCTTCGTCAGCTACAGACGCGGCTTCAGATGGCTCAAAATGA